A stretch of the Flavobacterium aquiphilum genome encodes the following:
- a CDS encoding alpha/beta hydrolase, translated as MKLRYILPLFFLLIKANAQESTASKQVSTFTIEAPQLKTSRKIWLYLPKNYESSTKKYPVIYMHDAQNLFDAKTSFAGEWNVDEKLDSLSAQVIVVGIENGGDKRLEELTPYKNEKYGGGNADKYLEFIVNTLKPEIDKKYRTKTNAKSTTIMGSSLGGLVSFYAAIKYPKVFGKAGVFSPAFWINRKDINDYMAKSKKLKTKIYFLCGDSEGDDDSMVTDLNHMEKLLNTNRCYCLHLNKKVIVKGGHHNEKLWKDGFDDAIIWLGY; from the coding sequence TTGAAATTACGTTATATCCTTCCGCTATTTTTTTTGCTAATTAAAGCAAATGCACAAGAAAGCACCGCTTCCAAACAGGTTTCTACTTTTACGATCGAAGCACCGCAATTAAAAACTAGCCGAAAAATTTGGCTGTATTTACCCAAAAATTACGAAAGTTCAACTAAAAAATATCCTGTCATCTATATGCATGACGCCCAAAACTTATTTGATGCAAAAACTTCCTTTGCGGGAGAATGGAATGTAGACGAAAAACTAGATAGTCTGAGTGCACAGGTAATCGTAGTTGGTATTGAAAACGGTGGCGACAAACGCCTGGAAGAATTGACTCCTTATAAAAATGAAAAATACGGTGGCGGGAATGCCGACAAATACCTTGAATTTATCGTAAATACCCTAAAACCGGAAATCGACAAAAAATACAGAACAAAAACCAATGCTAAAAGCACAACCATAATGGGAAGTTCATTGGGTGGTTTGGTTTCTTTTTATGCCGCCATAAAATATCCGAAAGTATTTGGAAAAGCGGGGGTATTTTCACCTGCCTTTTGGATCAACCGAAAGGATATAAACGATTACATGGCAAAAAGTAAAAAGCTCAAAACCAAAATTTACTTTCTCTGCGGCGACTCGGAAGGTGATGATGACAGCATGGTGACCGATCTCAATCACATGGAAAAGTTGCTAAACACCAATCGTTGTTATTGCCTGCATCTCAACAAAAAAGTAATTGTAAAAGGCGGTCATCACAACGAAAAGTTATGGAAAGATGGTTTTGATGATGCAATTATTTGGTTGGGATATTAA
- a CDS encoding TerB family tellurite resistance protein, with translation MGTHVDKINLLSEMIAFSVVDGRLHEREYQFVWIVAQELGIDRAEFKDLFHRELPTGVIKTEFERVQQFYRLALLMHVDGVLHQKEEEAIRQIAINIGLNPSATSRILKLMKSSPSAMISPEVLLEHFQEQHN, from the coding sequence ATGGGAACGCACGTAGATAAAATCAATTTATTGTCCGAAATGATTGCATTTTCAGTTGTAGATGGCCGATTGCATGAAAGGGAATATCAATTTGTTTGGATTGTTGCCCAAGAATTAGGAATCGACAGAGCAGAATTTAAGGATTTGTTTCATCGTGAATTGCCTACAGGAGTTATAAAAACCGAATTTGAAAGGGTTCAGCAGTTTTATCGTTTGGCTTTGTTGATGCATGTTGATGGAGTTTTGCATCAAAAAGAAGAGGAAGCTATTCGTCAAATTGCTATCAATATAGGGTTAAATCCTAGTGCGACTAGCCGCATTCTTAAATTGATGAAAAGTTCTCCAAGTGCTATGATTTCCCCGGAAGTGTTATTGGAACATTTTCAGGAACAGCATAATTGA